The Gossypium hirsutum isolate 1008001.06 chromosome D06, Gossypium_hirsutum_v2.1, whole genome shotgun sequence genome contains the following window.
ACTGCAGCAAAACAGCATATATAATCCTAAAAAtagggaaaagaagaagaaaatattaCACCTTATACTTATAGTTGCAGTTTTGGTCTCCAGCACTTGAATTAGACAAAAAGACAATGATGTCGCATGAAGTTGTAGAAACAACATGAAACTTAAACAAATTCAAGATATTAACCTTGCCTGAAATCTCACAAAATGTCTCCAAAGGCAGTTCACCACCCGAAACATCAGCGAAAAAGTTTGAGTCTGAGATGAATCGATCCGCCATGACTGTCACCGTCAAGTTCATCGGAGCCGTTTTATCTGCAGAAATCTTACCGGCTGGAATTGGAACCTCGCCTACTTTCAGGCCCCTGTAGTTCAACTCAGCAGCCGAGTCAGCATACTTGAACCCCACTTTGTTGGAGTTCTTGATGGTGAGATCCACGTCCAGGCTAAAGTTGAACAACACTTGGAACTTTGTCGTATCTAGGTAAAACTTCAGGTCGGATAAGGTGACTGAGTCGACTGTTATTACGGGGTTTTTGGGCTTGAAAACGGTGAAAGCTAAGATTACAATGAGGATTATGATGAATATTAACCCACCCATGGTTGCAAAACAGATGTTTCTGCATTTATGGAGACGCTTGGGGTCATTGTTCATGGCTGCTGAACTGCTTGCAGTCTGTATTTCCATTgattttgaatatgataattcttACTTCCAGGTTGAAAATTTTGcaggtttttttattattattaaaatggaTTGGCTTTTAATGTCACGGATGATAAAGATTGAAATTGGGAACGTAGCCCATCCTAGAAATTAGAAAAGGCATATAGAAACGAGGGAGCAATTAATGTTTTGGTTAAATATTActcattaaatttccttttaaatagtatatattttttaaacttcatCATATTTCTTTAAAAtcacttattttcccttttaaaaaatactttattattctttcaacctaattaataaaattttagatcTAAGAAAATCAAATCAACCATTAGGTATGTTAGGCAGGCCCTGTACATGTTTCACATACATTTAGGGGCTACTATTTTAATAAAactgaattgaattatgattttgACTTTCACTTGGAATTTGAATAGTTTCATGGATATTTTATCTACCTTTGATCCATGAAAAACAATGTCAtgaatcatatttaaaatttaaactttaaacttgAGAATTTTATTTAGGtattatttgaaaaattatttaatagtTAGATTTAAATATAGTTATTTGAATTACACAGAGATAAGATGTTTGGATAGTTATTGTAATACATAAgatgatttgaaattaatttttgttatttgcttagaaattttttattgtgctaataattttttataggaattattattttttaaaaatataaattatgtgatTGTGTAATTAAAATTTGTACTACCAAACGTGACTTACAGAATTACAATGTAATTACACTCTATCAGCCAAACACGTCTAGAGAATTACAATTCTTTGTAAACACACTTTCATTCAATTACGTTGTGTTGTCCAAATATAcccttatttattttctttctatataCACCAAGTCTATGAAAATTATCAAGAATTAGATATTATTGatgcactacaccaaaacaggcttttagcggcatttggagaaaaaacgccacaaaaaatcgagcattagcggcgctttacgaAAAACGCCGCCAAAGATACGAGCATTAGCAGCGATATAtgtaaagcgccactaaaaacagtcattagcggcgtttacaAATAAGCGCCGCAAAACACGAAAGccgaacgacgtcgttttaatattttttggggCCCTTAGCGATGCTTTTACATAATCGCCGCTAATGCTGTGGTCTTTCGCGACGTTTTCTAAattgcgccgctaatgctcaggtctttagcggcgttttttaaaaaagcgccgctaatgctacggtctttagcggcgttttttacaaagcgccgctaatgctacGGTCTTTGGCGGCGTTTTTTACTAACCGCCGCTAATGCTACAGTCTGTAGCGGCGTTTTTTActaagcaccgctaatgctcaggtctttagcggcgtttcttcaaaagcgccgctaaaaaccgcAGCATTAGCGACGCATattagaaaacgccgctaaagatcggaGCATTAGCGGTGTTTTGTAGCTAGCGCCgctaataataaaatctaaaaccagTAATATTATCTCATTCTTTGATATATTCTCAAgtaatgtttgaattatattattatattataagttgaaaattttttatttattatatattggtaaaatttacatttaaatgataataaataatattgtttaatacaaattgtttttattaaaaagaagTCCTAACTACTAAttaactatatatattattatatatttttcaattccagtttatttaaaatactttattattagaaaaatttattaaattatgagtaaaataaaatatcacactacaccaaaaatttatttaatttaaaatacttaaattgttGTACGTGTTGTACagaataaaaaatagtataaaatttaataagaatTACAGTACTAGATTAATTTTGATagttagattaaataaatatcGATCAAagaaagtaatatatataaaacagtACCAAATATcgtgataaataatattatatatatatattgataaatttataaccaaaaataattttatatttagttaatCAAACATGAACAGAACAATGACTTAATAGTACGCCTAAGAActgaaaatgaatgaaaagggACAAATATTAATGAGGTTGTTACTTGGTCTAATACGTACCCAATAGAAATTAATATTAgctaagtttacattttagtgttAATGTGAGGTTAGTGTTTACGGCTTATAaga
Protein-coding sequences here:
- the LOC107900368 gene encoding uncharacterized protein, which gives rise to MEIQTASSSAAMNNDPKRLHKCRNICFATMGGLIFIIILIVILAFTVFKPKNPVITVDSVTLSDLKFYLDTTKFQVLFNFSLDVDLTIKNSNKVGFKYADSAAELNYRGLKVGEVPIPAGKISADKTAPMNLTVTVMADRFISDSNFFADVSGGELPLETFCEISGKVNILNLFKFHVVSTTSCDIIVFLSNSSAGDQNCNYKYKV